Proteins encoded together in one Streptomyces sp. TLI_171 window:
- the purD gene encoding phosphoribosylamine--glycine ligase, protein MKVLVIGTGAREHALCRSLSQDPAVTELHCAPGNAGIAKVATLHPVDQLDGAAVTALARELAADLVVVGPEAPLVAGVAEPLRAAGIPVFGPGKEAAQLEGSKAFAKAVMAGAGVPTARSYVCTTAAEAAEALDAFGAPYVVKDDGLAAGKGVVVTEDRAAALAHAEACERVVIEEYLDGPEVSLFAITDGTTVLPLVPAQDFKRALDGDQGPNTGGMGAYTPLPWAPEGLVAEVLETVLQPTVDELRRRGTPFSGLLYAGLALTSRGTRVIEFNARFGDPETQVVLARLRTPLAGVLLAAANGTLAELEPLRWSEDAAVTVVLASEGYPADPRTGDPIEGLDAAEADGAAFVLHAGTRAGADGEVLTAGGRVLSVTATGTDLAEARAKAYAGVAKISFKGSQHRTDIALKAAE, encoded by the coding sequence GTGAAGGTCCTCGTCATCGGAACCGGCGCCCGCGAACACGCCCTGTGCCGCTCACTGTCCCAAGATCCTGCCGTCACCGAGCTGCACTGCGCGCCGGGCAACGCCGGGATCGCCAAGGTCGCCACGCTGCACCCGGTCGACCAGCTGGACGGCGCCGCGGTCACCGCGCTGGCCCGCGAACTGGCCGCCGACCTGGTCGTGGTCGGCCCGGAGGCCCCGCTGGTCGCGGGCGTCGCCGAGCCGCTGCGGGCGGCCGGCATCCCGGTGTTCGGCCCCGGCAAGGAGGCCGCGCAGCTGGAAGGCTCCAAGGCCTTCGCCAAGGCCGTGATGGCGGGCGCCGGCGTCCCCACCGCGCGCTCCTACGTCTGCACCACCGCGGCCGAGGCCGCCGAGGCGCTGGACGCGTTCGGCGCCCCGTACGTGGTGAAGGACGACGGCCTGGCGGCCGGCAAGGGCGTCGTGGTCACCGAGGACCGCGCCGCCGCGCTGGCCCACGCCGAGGCCTGCGAGCGGGTGGTCATCGAGGAGTACCTGGACGGCCCGGAGGTGTCGCTGTTCGCGATCACCGACGGCACCACGGTGCTGCCGCTGGTCCCCGCGCAGGACTTCAAGCGCGCGCTGGACGGCGACCAGGGCCCGAACACCGGCGGCATGGGCGCCTACACCCCGCTGCCGTGGGCCCCGGAGGGCCTGGTCGCGGAGGTGCTGGAGACCGTCCTGCAGCCCACCGTCGACGAGCTGCGCCGCCGCGGCACCCCGTTCTCCGGCCTGCTGTACGCGGGCCTGGCGCTGACCTCGCGCGGCACCAGGGTGATCGAGTTCAACGCCCGGTTCGGCGACCCGGAGACCCAGGTGGTGCTGGCCCGGCTGCGCACCCCGCTGGCGGGCGTCCTGCTGGCCGCCGCCAACGGCACGCTGGCCGAGCTGGAGCCGCTGCGCTGGTCCGAGGACGCCGCGGTCACCGTGGTGCTGGCCTCCGAGGGCTACCCGGCCGACCCGCGCACCGGCGACCCGATCGAGGGCCTGGACGCGGCGGAGGCCGACGGCGCCGCGTTCGTGCTGCACGCCGGCACCAGGGCCGGTGCGGACGGCGAGGTGCTGACCGCGGGCGGCCGGGTGCTGTCCGTCACCGCCACCGGAACGGACCTGGCCGAGGCCAGGGCCAAGGCGTACGCGGGCGTCGCGAAGATCTCCTTCAAGGGCTCCCAGCACCGCACCGACATCGCGCTGAAGGCTGCCGAGTAG
- a CDS encoding SLATT domain-containing protein, translating into MSQPEMQPEESPWGKEVADDDQPAPGAGGRTPTRRRTDLSARQFPLGDWGEPAERLEELYRWSEERAVEAIDWYRRDRVWKRRWARLLRFSTAVFTVGGVAAPLVSLTGTLPHSMEWGYTGLALAAASLLADRAFGLTSGWMRDVSTAQALQRRLEAFQFDWASECVREVLGPTEGTAGEAAERCLGVLRRFCEDVSDMVRTETSEWMLEFRAGMSQLPTQAPGVWGGRNESGAGAQVRVLPPPGTRPTMPRQRPPEGPLR; encoded by the coding sequence GTGAGCCAGCCGGAAATGCAGCCCGAGGAGAGCCCCTGGGGCAAAGAGGTCGCCGACGACGACCAGCCCGCCCCGGGCGCCGGCGGGCGGACCCCCACCCGCCGCCGCACCGACCTGAGTGCACGTCAGTTCCCGCTCGGTGACTGGGGCGAGCCCGCCGAACGGCTCGAGGAGCTCTACCGCTGGTCGGAGGAGCGGGCCGTCGAGGCGATCGACTGGTACCGCCGGGACCGGGTCTGGAAGCGCCGCTGGGCCCGCCTGCTGCGCTTCTCCACCGCGGTGTTCACCGTCGGCGGCGTCGCCGCCCCGCTGGTCTCCCTCACCGGCACCCTGCCGCACTCCATGGAGTGGGGCTACACCGGCCTCGCGCTGGCCGCCGCCTCGCTGCTCGCCGACCGCGCCTTCGGCCTGACCTCCGGCTGGATGCGCGACGTGTCCACCGCCCAGGCCCTGCAACGGCGCCTGGAGGCCTTCCAGTTCGACTGGGCCTCGGAGTGCGTCCGCGAGGTGCTCGGCCCCACCGAGGGCACCGCGGGCGAGGCCGCCGAGCGCTGCCTCGGGGTGCTGCGGCGCTTCTGCGAGGACGTGTCCGACATGGTCCGCACCGAGACCTCCGAGTGGATGCTGGAGTTCCGGGCCGGCATGAGCCAGCTCCCCACCCAGGCGCCCGGCGTCTGGGGCGGCCGCAACGAGAGCGGCGCCGGCGCCCAGGTCCGCGTCCTCCCCCCGCCGGGCACCCGGCCCACCATGCCGCGCCAGCGTCCCCCGGAGGGCCCGCTGCGCTGA
- a CDS encoding GntR family transcriptional regulator gives MTAAGAGGGRAPIRRDSLRAQISDALRDEMMAGRLPAGRNFTVKEIADVYGVSATPAREALVDLAAQGLLVTEPHRGFTVPEFGWDDFLEIFEARTLLTDNALRHLGGRVHRYDWSRLPSLRRRADAAARAARAGQLDVLVGCDLRFWQEAAAVLCNDRIADYLGWLRIQSWMFAAPHLRSGGDLAGLCWDRHGELVDRIEARDRVGAHRIVNDYNLFTVELLARLLGRPLDGVSVLRLLREPAGAAPGAPEETRPPDQPPHPAVGLGRVPMPRFVPPGRFARPFRPGSGEPATGR, from the coding sequence ATGACCGCTGCGGGAGCCGGGGGCGGGCGCGCCCCGATCCGGCGCGACAGCCTCCGCGCGCAGATCTCCGACGCCCTGCGCGACGAGATGATGGCCGGCCGCCTGCCCGCCGGCCGCAACTTCACCGTCAAGGAGATCGCCGACGTCTACGGCGTCTCCGCGACCCCCGCCCGGGAGGCGCTGGTCGACCTCGCCGCCCAGGGCCTGCTGGTCACCGAACCGCACCGCGGCTTCACCGTCCCCGAGTTCGGCTGGGACGACTTCCTGGAGATCTTCGAGGCCCGCACCCTGCTCACCGACAACGCGCTGCGCCACCTCGGCGGCCGGGTGCACCGCTACGACTGGTCCCGGCTGCCCTCGCTGCGCCGCCGGGCCGACGCCGCCGCCCGGGCCGCCCGGGCCGGGCAGCTGGACGTGCTGGTCGGCTGCGACCTGCGGTTCTGGCAGGAGGCCGCCGCGGTGCTGTGCAACGACCGGATCGCCGACTACCTGGGGTGGCTGCGGATCCAGTCCTGGATGTTCGCCGCCCCGCACCTGCGCTCCGGCGGCGACCTGGCCGGCCTCTGCTGGGACCGGCACGGCGAGCTGGTCGACCGGATCGAGGCGCGGGACCGGGTCGGCGCGCACCGGATCGTCAACGACTACAACCTGTTCACCGTGGAGCTGCTCGCCCGGCTGCTCGGCCGGCCACTCGACGGGGTGTCCGTGCTGCGGCTGCTGCGCGAACCGGCGGGGGCCGCTCCCGGCGCCCCGGAGGAGACCCGGCCCCCGGACCAACCGCCGCACCCCGCAGTCGGGTTGGGCCGCGTTCCGATGCCCAGGTTCGTCCCGCCCGGCCGGTTCGCCCGGCCCTTCCGGCCGGGGAGCGGGGAGCCCGCCACGGGCCGGTAG
- a CDS encoding carbon-nitrogen family hydrolase, which produces MRASLIQLAVSDAEPAAERRARTAALVRAQEGADLVVLPELWPVGGFAYEAWSGGAEPLDGPTAEAMSAAAKAVGCWLHAGSIVERDPDGPIYNTSLLFAPDGELVCTYRKIHRFGFDSGEAVAMGAGQEIVTADTGFAVLGLATCYDLRFPELFRALLDADAELLVVPAAWPARRAEHWNLLARARAVEEQAYVLACNTAGTHGGVEQAGRSIVVDPWGRVLAEAGVGEQVLTVEFDPAEVAECRAEFPVHRDRLLGIPAPVQR; this is translated from the coding sequence GTGCGCGCTTCATTGATCCAACTCGCGGTCTCGGACGCCGAGCCGGCCGCCGAGCGGCGGGCCAGGACGGCGGCGCTGGTCCGCGCCCAGGAGGGCGCCGACCTGGTGGTGCTGCCCGAGCTCTGGCCGGTCGGCGGCTTCGCCTACGAGGCCTGGTCGGGCGGCGCGGAACCGCTGGACGGCCCCACCGCCGAGGCGATGTCCGCCGCCGCGAAGGCCGTCGGCTGCTGGCTGCACGCCGGATCGATCGTCGAACGCGACCCCGACGGCCCGATCTACAACACCTCGCTGCTGTTCGCCCCCGACGGCGAGCTCGTCTGCACCTACCGCAAGATCCACCGCTTCGGCTTCGACAGCGGCGAGGCGGTCGCGATGGGCGCCGGCCAGGAGATCGTCACCGCCGACACCGGCTTCGCCGTGCTCGGCCTCGCCACCTGCTACGACCTGCGTTTCCCCGAGCTGTTCCGCGCGCTGTTGGACGCGGACGCCGAACTGCTGGTGGTCCCCGCCGCCTGGCCGGCCCGGCGCGCCGAGCACTGGAACCTGCTGGCCCGGGCGCGCGCGGTCGAGGAGCAGGCCTACGTGCTGGCCTGCAACACCGCCGGCACCCACGGCGGCGTCGAGCAGGCCGGGCGCAGCATCGTGGTCGACCCGTGGGGCCGGGTGCTGGCCGAGGCCGGGGTGGGCGAGCAGGTGCTGACCGTCGAGTTCGACCCGGCCGAGGTGGCCGAGTGCCGCGCCGAGTTCCCGGTCCACCGGGACCGGCTGCTCGGCATCCCGGCGCCGGTCCAGCGCTGA
- a CDS encoding maleylpyruvate isomerase family mycothiol-dependent enzyme has translation MTDNQTVQAYTDAWTQSIESISELLAPIPTDAWNRATECPGWSVRDVVSHIIGVESELLGDPRPIHALPRDLRHVTNEFTRYMELPVDKRRCHTPVEVTSELEYTVIRRSRALRNARHEPQDLVRWPAGPLAREVPYATLLRLRAFDVWVHEQDLRRALQEPGNLDSPAAVVTRDLLIASLPRQVAKEAGAPAGTTVAFDVAGALPFQRTVRVDADGRGSVDESVVLAPDVRLSMDWQTFVRLCCGRVRPETALVNVIGDQELGARVLAHLRSTP, from the coding sequence GTGACGGACAACCAGACCGTGCAGGCGTACACCGATGCGTGGACGCAGTCGATCGAGTCCATATCCGAGCTGCTCGCCCCGATTCCGACCGATGCGTGGAACCGGGCGACCGAGTGCCCGGGCTGGTCGGTGCGCGACGTGGTGTCGCACATCATCGGCGTGGAGTCGGAGCTGCTCGGCGACCCGCGGCCGATCCACGCGCTGCCGCGCGACCTTCGGCACGTCACCAACGAGTTCACCCGCTACATGGAGCTGCCGGTCGACAAGCGCCGCTGCCACACCCCGGTGGAGGTGACCAGCGAGCTGGAGTACACCGTGATCCGCCGCTCGCGGGCGCTGCGCAACGCCCGCCACGAGCCCCAGGACCTGGTCCGCTGGCCGGCCGGCCCGCTGGCCCGGGAGGTCCCGTACGCCACGCTGCTGCGGCTGCGGGCGTTCGACGTGTGGGTGCACGAGCAGGACCTGCGGCGGGCCCTGCAGGAGCCCGGCAACCTGGACTCCCCGGCCGCGGTGGTGACCAGGGACCTGCTGATCGCCTCGCTGCCCCGCCAGGTGGCGAAGGAGGCGGGCGCGCCGGCCGGCACCACGGTGGCCTTCGACGTGGCGGGCGCGCTGCCGTTCCAGCGCACCGTGCGGGTCGACGCCGACGGCCGCGGCAGCGTGGACGAGTCGGTGGTGCTGGCCCCGGACGTCCGGCTGTCGATGGACTGGCAGACCTTCGTCCGGCTGTGCTGCGGGCGGGTCCGCCCGGAGACCGCGCTGGTCAACGTGATCGGCGACCAGGAGCTGGGCGCCCGGGTGCTCGCCCACCTGAGGAGCACCCCCTGA
- a CDS encoding nitrate/nitrite transporter, giving the protein MSVDPARTAPSLSAPAPLRPAELPAVTPAAVFHPPGGRAAWFAWAIGVSVYVLAVVHRTSLGVAGLDAAARFGIGASALSTFSILQVLVYAGMQVPVGLLVDRIGPRRVLLLGVALMSAGQLAFAFSTAFAPALASRAVLGCGDAMTFISVLRVAARWFPAARNPFVAQLTGLVGTGGNLVTTVVLAQALHTAGWSVTFGAIALAGAAVFAAVFVLLREAPPGAPAPVHREFPRLPVGRQIRAAWSEPGTRLGMWVHFTTAFPASAFGLLWGLPYLVEGQGMTRAGAGGLLSLLVLSGMAFGLLFGRLVSRSAGSRLPIAFTVLGVTALCWTVTLAWPHGHPPLWLLVVLMLVMGSNGPASLIGLDYARAYNPAERLGTASGIANMGGFIGSMITLLGIGVLLDALADPGSGSYSAHAYQLAFCFQLAPLLLGTAMILRLRRKLAAAR; this is encoded by the coding sequence ATGAGCGTGGACCCCGCCCGCACCGCACCGTCCCTGTCCGCACCCGCTCCCCTCCGGCCCGCCGAGCTGCCGGCCGTCACCCCCGCCGCCGTGTTCCACCCGCCGGGCGGCCGGGCCGCCTGGTTCGCCTGGGCGATCGGCGTCAGCGTCTACGTCCTCGCCGTGGTGCACCGCACCAGCCTCGGCGTGGCCGGCCTGGACGCCGCGGCCCGGTTCGGCATCGGCGCCTCGGCGCTGTCCACCTTCTCGATCCTGCAGGTCCTGGTGTACGCCGGGATGCAGGTCCCGGTCGGCCTGCTGGTCGACCGGATCGGACCGCGCCGGGTGCTGCTGCTGGGCGTGGCGCTGATGAGCGCCGGGCAGCTGGCCTTCGCCTTCTCCACCGCGTTCGCGCCCGCACTGGCCTCCCGGGCGGTGCTCGGCTGCGGCGACGCGATGACCTTCATCAGCGTGCTGCGGGTCGCCGCCCGCTGGTTCCCGGCCGCCCGCAACCCGTTCGTCGCCCAGCTCACCGGCCTGGTCGGCACCGGCGGCAACCTGGTCACCACCGTGGTGCTGGCGCAGGCCCTGCACACCGCGGGCTGGAGCGTCACCTTCGGCGCGATCGCGCTCGCCGGCGCGGCGGTCTTCGCGGCCGTGTTCGTCCTGCTGCGGGAGGCCCCGCCCGGCGCGCCCGCCCCGGTGCACCGGGAGTTCCCCCGGCTGCCGGTCGGCCGGCAGATCCGCGCGGCCTGGTCCGAGCCCGGCACCCGGCTCGGCATGTGGGTGCACTTCACCACGGCCTTCCCGGCCTCCGCCTTCGGCCTGCTCTGGGGCCTGCCCTACCTGGTCGAGGGCCAGGGCATGACCCGGGCCGGCGCGGGCGGCCTGCTCAGCCTGCTGGTGCTCAGCGGCATGGCCTTCGGGCTGCTGTTCGGCCGGCTGGTGTCCCGTTCGGCCGGGTCCCGGCTGCCGATCGCCTTCACCGTGCTGGGCGTCACCGCGCTCTGCTGGACCGTCACCCTGGCCTGGCCGCACGGGCACCCGCCGCTGTGGCTGCTCGTGGTGCTGATGCTGGTGATGGGCAGCAACGGGCCGGCCTCGCTGATCGGCCTGGACTACGCCCGCGCCTACAACCCCGCCGAACGCCTGGGCACCGCCTCCGGCATCGCCAACATGGGCGGCTTCATCGGCTCGATGATCACCCTGCTCGGCATCGGCGTCCTGCTGGACGCGCTCGCCGACCCGGGCAGCGGCAGCTACAGCGCGCACGCCTACCAGCTGGCGTTCTGCTTCCAGCTGGCGCCGCTGCTGCTCGGGACGGCGATGATCCTGCGGCTGCGGCGCAAGCTGGCCGCCGCCCGCTGA
- a CDS encoding M64 family metallopeptidase, which translates to MPTGAPGPVMRSAAALMLVAAAVLPAVVELVSPAPSTAIGPPLQSPDRAAPPAARPDLRAPGAPAVDLRLTGDAANRITLVLLGDGYTADQLKAFHDQADRAWKALLEIEPFRTYQGFFNIRRVDVVSPVSGIAESENGGKSTATPLGMHFWCEGTARLLCADEAATARWAGQGEGPQYLIALANSTEYGGAGGTGVTTLAGGSPDAGRIIQHEIGHTVGTLGDEYDSAPNDPDYPNLAAVDAEEMLREKTKWWRWLGAESPDGGGPVGAYRSANGLYRPTADSVMRTLGGSYNLPSREAIVEQLYRRVKPTDAPDPAPGQVAGRPRLHVRPLALTGPRQLRITWELDGRQVEASTADGTWLDTAALGLTPGHRHTVTATVQDTTDWVRDEAFRTQYMTRTVSWTVTG; encoded by the coding sequence ATGCCGACTGGTGCTCCCGGCCCCGTGATGCGGTCCGCGGCCGCCCTGATGCTGGTCGCCGCCGCCGTGCTGCCCGCTGTGGTGGAACTGGTCTCGCCCGCGCCCTCGACGGCGATAGGGCCGCCGCTGCAGAGCCCCGACCGGGCCGCGCCGCCGGCCGCCCGCCCGGACCTGCGGGCCCCGGGCGCGCCCGCCGTCGACCTGCGGCTGACCGGCGACGCGGCCAACCGGATCACCCTGGTGCTGCTCGGCGACGGCTACACCGCCGACCAGCTGAAGGCCTTCCACGACCAGGCGGACCGGGCCTGGAAGGCGCTGCTGGAGATCGAGCCGTTCCGCACCTACCAGGGGTTCTTCAACATACGGCGGGTGGACGTGGTCTCCCCGGTGTCCGGGATCGCGGAGAGCGAGAACGGCGGGAAGTCCACCGCCACCCCGCTGGGCATGCACTTCTGGTGCGAGGGCACCGCTCGCCTGCTGTGCGCGGACGAGGCGGCCACCGCCCGCTGGGCCGGGCAGGGCGAGGGCCCGCAGTACCTGATCGCGCTCGCCAACTCCACCGAGTACGGCGGGGCCGGCGGCACCGGCGTGACCACGCTGGCCGGCGGCAGCCCGGACGCCGGGCGGATCATCCAGCACGAGATCGGCCACACCGTCGGCACCCTGGGCGACGAGTACGACAGTGCCCCGAACGACCCGGACTACCCGAACCTGGCCGCGGTGGACGCCGAGGAGATGCTGCGCGAGAAGACCAAGTGGTGGCGCTGGCTGGGGGCCGAGTCGCCGGACGGCGGCGGCCCGGTCGGCGCCTACCGGAGCGCCAACGGCCTGTACCGGCCGACCGCCGACTCGGTGATGCGCACCCTGGGCGGGTCGTACAACCTGCCGTCCCGGGAGGCGATCGTCGAGCAGCTGTACCGCCGGGTGAAGCCGACCGACGCGCCCGATCCGGCGCCCGGCCAGGTGGCCGGCCGGCCCCGGCTGCACGTGCGGCCGCTGGCGCTGACCGGGCCGCGCCAGCTGCGGATCACCTGGGAGCTGGACGGCAGGCAGGTGGAGGCCAGCACCGCGGACGGCACCTGGCTTGACACCGCCGCGCTCGGGCTGACGCCGGGTCACCGGCACACCGTCACCGCCACGGTCCAGGACACCACCGACTGGGTGCGCGATGAGGCGTTCCGGACCCAGTACATGACCCGGACGGTGAGCTGGACGGTCACCGGCTGA
- a CDS encoding helix-turn-helix transcriptional regulator: MGIEQDADLRGTFGRALREHRLQARLTQEELAAKAGLGIRTLSDLERGVASPRPATAELLCTALGLGRPAAEGFHALARASWRAARG; encoded by the coding sequence ATGGGGATCGAGCAGGACGCCGACCTGCGCGGCACGTTCGGCCGGGCGCTGCGAGAACACCGGCTGCAGGCCCGGCTGACGCAGGAGGAACTCGCCGCCAAGGCCGGACTCGGCATTCGTACACTGTCCGACCTGGAACGCGGCGTCGCCAGCCCGCGCCCGGCCACCGCCGAGCTGCTGTGCACCGCGCTCGGACTGGGCCGGCCCGCCGCCGAGGGCTTCCACGCGCTGGCCCGGGCCAGCTGGCGGGCCGCCCGCGGCTGA
- a CDS encoding dihydrolipoamide acetyltransferase family protein: protein MTTHTASLREFKMPDVGEGLTEAEILTWYVKPGDTVTDGQVVCEVETAKAAVELPIPFTGVVEALHFPAGTTVDVGTSIIAVAVAGAAPAPVEAAPAAAVQAEPEPERREVLVGYGPRTGSVQRRARRTNGAAAAAAPAPVVAPVAPAAPVAPPVPTVAEGERPLAKPPVRKLAKDLGIDLRSVLATGPNGVITREDVHAAAATAAGSVVEPVVPVVEQPAVAPAAVPALPAPNAAGDVRVPVKGVRKATAQAMVASAFTAPHVTEFVQVDVTRTMKLVRKLKESGELGAGVRVSPLLLVAKALLTAVKRHPEINASWDEAAQEIVIRGAVNLGIAAATPRGLIVPNIKDAGSRTLSQLAVGLGELVETARQGKTSPADMSGGSITITNVGVFGVDTGTPILNPGEAAILAFGAVRDLPWVHKGKVVPRQVTTLALSFDHRLVDGELGSKVLADVAAILEYPKRLITWG, encoded by the coding sequence ATGACCACGCACACCGCCTCGCTGCGCGAGTTCAAGATGCCCGATGTGGGCGAGGGCCTGACCGAGGCCGAGATCCTCACCTGGTACGTCAAGCCGGGCGACACCGTCACCGACGGGCAGGTGGTCTGCGAGGTGGAGACCGCCAAGGCCGCCGTCGAACTGCCCATCCCGTTCACCGGCGTGGTCGAGGCGCTGCACTTCCCGGCGGGCACCACCGTCGACGTCGGCACCTCGATCATCGCGGTGGCCGTCGCCGGCGCCGCGCCCGCCCCGGTGGAGGCCGCCCCGGCCGCCGCGGTGCAGGCCGAGCCGGAGCCGGAGCGCCGCGAGGTGCTGGTCGGCTACGGCCCGCGCACCGGTTCGGTGCAGCGCCGGGCCCGGCGCACCAACGGCGCGGCCGCTGCCGCCGCGCCCGCCCCGGTCGTCGCGCCCGTCGCCCCGGCGGCCCCGGTCGCGCCGCCGGTCCCGACGGTGGCGGAGGGGGAGCGCCCGCTGGCCAAGCCGCCGGTGCGCAAGCTCGCCAAGGACCTCGGGATCGACCTGCGCAGCGTGCTGGCGACCGGTCCGAACGGCGTGATCACCCGCGAGGACGTGCACGCCGCGGCCGCCACCGCCGCCGGGAGCGTCGTCGAACCGGTCGTGCCGGTCGTCGAGCAGCCGGCCGTCGCGCCCGCCGCGGTGCCCGCGCTGCCGGCGCCGAACGCGGCCGGGGACGTCCGGGTGCCGGTCAAGGGCGTGCGCAAGGCCACCGCGCAGGCGATGGTCGCCTCGGCGTTCACCGCGCCGCACGTCACCGAGTTCGTCCAGGTCGACGTGACCCGGACGATGAAGCTGGTGCGCAAGCTCAAGGAGAGCGGCGAACTCGGCGCCGGGGTGCGGGTCAGCCCGCTGCTGCTGGTCGCCAAGGCGCTGCTCACCGCCGTCAAGCGGCACCCGGAGATCAACGCCAGCTGGGACGAGGCGGCCCAGGAGATCGTCATTCGCGGCGCGGTCAACCTCGGCATCGCCGCGGCCACCCCGCGCGGGCTGATCGTCCCGAACATCAAGGACGCCGGCTCCCGCACGCTCTCCCAACTGGCGGTCGGTCTCGGCGAGTTGGTGGAGACCGCGCGACAGGGCAAGACCTCTCCGGCGGACATGTCGGGCGGCAGCATCACCATCACCAACGTCGGCGTGTTCGGCGTGGACACCGGCACCCCGATCCTCAACCCCGGCGAGGCCGCCATCCTGGCCTTCGGCGCGGTGCGGGACCTGCCCTGGGTGCACAAGGGCAAGGTGGTGCCCCGTCAGGTCACCACGCTGGCGCTCTCCTTCGACCACCGGCTGGTCGACGGCGAGCTCGGCTCCAAGGTGCTGGCGGACGTCGCCGCGATCCTGGAGTACCCGAAGCGCCTGATCACCTGGGGCTGA
- a CDS encoding alpha-ketoacid dehydrogenase subunit beta: MTGQLSIAKALNEALRKSLESDPKTVLMGEDIGKLGGVFRITDGLQKDFGDDRVIDTPLAESGIVGTAIGLALRGYRPVVEIQFDGFVYPAFDQIVSQLAKMHARALGHVKMPITVRIPFGGGIGAVEHHSESHEAYFAHTAGLRVVSPSNAHDAHWMLRQAIESDDPVIFLEPKRRYWDKGEVGEDPMLPLHAARIVRPGADATLIAYGPMVKVCQEAAQAAEEDGRRLEVVDLRSLSPIDFATVEESVKRTGRGIVVHEAPVFLGLGAELAARLTERCFYHLEAPILRVGGYHAPYPPSRVEETYLPDLDRVLDAVDRAFAF; this comes from the coding sequence ATGACCGGTCAGCTCAGCATCGCCAAGGCCCTCAACGAGGCCCTGCGCAAGTCGCTGGAGAGCGACCCGAAGACCGTCCTGATGGGCGAGGACATCGGAAAGCTCGGCGGCGTCTTCCGGATCACCGACGGCCTGCAGAAGGACTTCGGCGACGACCGGGTGATCGACACCCCGCTCGCCGAGTCCGGCATCGTCGGCACCGCGATCGGCCTCGCCCTGCGCGGCTACCGCCCGGTGGTGGAGATCCAGTTCGACGGCTTCGTCTACCCGGCCTTCGACCAGATCGTCTCCCAGCTCGCCAAGATGCACGCCCGCGCGCTCGGCCACGTCAAGATGCCGATCACCGTGCGCATCCCGTTCGGCGGCGGCATCGGCGCGGTCGAGCACCACAGCGAGTCCCACGAGGCGTACTTCGCGCACACCGCGGGCCTGCGGGTGGTCAGCCCGTCCAACGCGCACGACGCGCACTGGATGCTCCGCCAGGCCATCGAGTCGGACGACCCGGTGATCTTCCTGGAGCCCAAGCGCCGCTACTGGGACAAGGGCGAGGTCGGCGAGGACCCGATGCTGCCGCTGCACGCGGCGCGGATCGTTCGGCCCGGCGCCGACGCCACCCTGATCGCCTACGGGCCGATGGTGAAGGTCTGCCAGGAGGCCGCGCAGGCCGCCGAGGAGGACGGCCGCCGACTGGAGGTGGTCGACCTGCGCTCGCTGTCGCCGATCGACTTCGCCACCGTCGAGGAGTCCGTCAAGCGCACCGGCCGCGGCATCGTGGTGCACGAGGCCCCGGTCTTCCTTGGTCTCGGCGCGGAGCTCGCCGCCCGGCTCACCGAGCGCTGCTTCTACCACCTGGAGGCGCCGATCCTGCGGGTCGGCGGCTACCACGCCCCGTACCCGCCGTCGCGCGTCGAGGAGACCTACCTCCCCGACCTGGACCGCGTGCTCGACGCCGTCGACCGCGCGTTCGCGTTCTGA